From the genome of Pseudophryne corroboree isolate aPseCor3 chromosome 9, aPseCor3.hap2, whole genome shotgun sequence:
atgcggtgacagaggcccctCCCCCTTCCCAGCGATACCTGTCAGAAGGTGTGCGGGAGGTCACAATGTGTGTCGCTTGGTACAAATGAACATTCAGGTCCTCTCTATATAGAAGTGTTTAACATCTCAATATACTCACAGAGATCCCAAACAACTGGCGTCCTGGCAATTGTCTCCGTGGCCCGTCCCTTGTGTCTGCCGTAGACAACACAAAAGGCGTCACTTTCCTGTATATAATTGCAGCCTGCAGAATCAATGCCTCGATCGTACGTTGCGGGTCGATAGAAAGACTTTACAGTATACTATTTCCACTTCATATCGTGTTGATTGTGTCCCTTTAATCCCAGCATGTCGGCTGCCGTCGGCGTATGTGACAGAGATGCGGCCTAACAATTACATATGGCGTTTAATGTTTTCGGGATAGCACAGATTACACTTAACGACTTATTTTTTTTACGTCTTTAAAAAACAATCTGCAGCATCATTACTGCGGCCCGTATGGCGGCGTGTTAGGCTGGTGCGTAAATCCATTACTCATGAAGCCGCGGTTTTTTAATGGTATTCTTTTTTTTGCCATTTTCTAAATGAACATACCGAGAAGCTGTGATTTctgcattattatatatatatataagacattttCCCCAGAGCAAGCTGAAAACTCAGCTGTTCTCCTTTTGTccaaaataaaataatagtaatacaaaaaaaaaatggccaGCAATTGAAGAATGAGTTGTTTTCACGTCCTTAGTTTGCTGGTTTGTAATTTGGACAAACGCGCGGCTGGCAACGATTCACTCTTCTCTGTATTTGTAAGGAGCACTTTGCTGCGGAGAAGGTCTCTCTGTCTAAGTGAACCTTCAATTCTCTCAAGATATATTTACTATAGTCTAAAGTGCTTCTCTTTAGCACATACACACTCATGAATTCAAAAGGATAAGAATTCATCAGAAAACATATAGCAAATCGTGAATTGCAGGTGGTCAGCATGGAAAATAGGGATGTttctagcactatgggggtcattctgagttgatcgctcgctagctatttttttgcagcgctgcgatcagatagtcgccgcctataggggagtgtactttcgctttgcaagtgtgcgatcgcatgtgcagccgagcggtacaaaaatgttttgtgcagtttctgagtagctctggacttactcagccgctgtgatcacatcagcctgttcgtgtccggaattgacgtcagactcccgccctgcaaatgcttggacacgcctgcgtttttcctaccactcgcagaaatcggtcagttgccacccacaaacgccctcttcctgtcaatcttgcgatcagctgtgcgaatagattctttgttaaatccatcgctcagcaacaatccgctttgtaccggtATGACGTGCCTGGTTGGCTGAGAAAGGCTGTCCCTCAGCCAACCAGCGGCCTGTTACTACGGTAACAGCCGCTGACGAGGTTGGGAAGCAGTGCTGTTCTCGGCTCTGTCTGTCCTCCGCGCCCGGCGTGCTCTCTGCCACAGGGGATTTGTCTACAGGGATGATGCTGCTGCTTCCCCCAATGCACGGCCAGTGTTGCAGGTGAGTGCCTGCACCTCTTCACACAGTGTTCCCCCTGTGTGGTGCTGTGATCCCCACCATTTTCTACTCTCCCCCCATATCCCCCACTCTCCTCCCTGTGTCCCCCACCCTGCCCTCTATGGCCCCAATCTcccctctgtgcccccactcccccGTGTCGTCCAATCTCCCCTATGTGGccccccactctcccctctgtggcaccactctcccctctgtggccctcactctcccctctgtggcaccactctcccctctgtggccctcACTCTCCACTCTGTGGCCCTCACTCTCCACTCTGTGGCCctcactctcccctctgtggcaCCACTCTCCTCTCTGTGGCCATCACTCCCCCTCTGTGTCTCCTACTCTCCCCCCTGTGACCTCACTCTCCCCTCTGTGTCCCCTACGCTCCCTTCTGCGGCCCCACTCTAACCCCTTTGGattttcttaatatatatatatatgtgtgaaaaatTAAGTGCataagagcgcctaatagtgttataTGTTCCAATAATTTTGCGTAACCAAATCACCCTGTGAGGTGTGCAATGAGATCGCAAAAGAAGACAACTTAGCTTCCTTGAGGACActttcagtctgatgacactttagAGCATGTAAATTAGAAAACAAgaaacaaacatagtgtgtactgtttcctAAAAGTATTTGTTTAAAACAACACACAGAGCTCCAAAATtaggaaccttgctggtcccaATACACATACAAGAGCTAAGCAAATTTATAAAACGTAGACACAGTTTAATACAAAAGGTCCTGAAGCcaatgcaggtagcaaacgtacaagataaaaacaagTAAACAGCGTAGTGTCCACAATGGAAAGTATCGGGTGAGCAGCAAATCCCAGTCCCGTAAACATATATTAAAATaaagtcctgaagcaaatgcaggtagcacacgtacaggataaAAACATATAAACGGCTTATCTGTCCACTGTTGGAAGTAACGGGTGAGCAGCAAGtcccagtcccaacgcgtttcgtcctatagcaaaggacttcatcaaggggatgcatAGTGGGAGCAATGCAGGATATTTATGGTACTGGTAATtgatcacatgacagacaggaagcAACACATCACTTCCTATGAATACTGGAATAAATATTCAAATGTTTAAAAGACACTAGATAGGGTGTATATATTAAAATACAACAACATCAGTTTTAACATTAGAGTACAAAAGGAATGAAACTACAATGAAATTGAAGTTTAGAAAGTTTTGAAACGGCTCAGGAGCGGCCATGAACCGCATGTTGAACCGCacatacgtcacttccgcccggcgcTGGGGAGAGTGGCAGTGCGCCATGCGGATGTGAAATCAGCAGCGTGAACCTCATCGCGTCGCTTCCGCCGGGCGCTAGGGAAAGCGGTGGTGAAGGTCTCAGCGGTGGAACACAGTGTGAAACGCACTGCATCACTTCCGCTATCCGGATGACAAAgaccaaacgtcacttccggtccggctggCTGAAAGGAGTTCACAGTGAGGTTGAAGACATCTGTGGTTAGTTCCGGGGTTTTGACACACACGGCCATCTTCATAGGCCTTCGCCTGGCAATTTCCTGCTTTTGACAGCGCCGTGGAATGCACGGACATTTTAAAAGAGTCTCAGTGAAGTGAATTATCATACATTCATATACTAAACAGGTGGAAGAAATGAGCGGACCTTTAAGTCTAAAAACAATTAAGAAGATGATTATTAATGCTAGTGACAATTGTATTAATATATAAAATTATGTTATAAACTTTTAAgagtttttttatataaaaaagtttaATAGGTATAGTGAATAAATAATGATCTCTAAAAAGTGAAAAGTAATATTCGTGAATGAGATACTGATACCATGATATTAAGTGGACAGTGAAGTGCAATAAAAGTGATGGGTGAATAAATATACTATAAGGCTAAGGAAAATTGATAACTTTCAGAATATTTAAGATGGATTATAAGAAGGGTGCAATCTCAAACCCTTTGTTGAATCCAAGAGGTGCAAGTTTCTTTAATtaaaaaatccagaacatttccctcCTGGATAATTTGTTCAAGATATCTCCGCCTCTTTCTCCAAGGTTGACAATTTCAATGCCTTTAAAGGTCATTTCTTCAGGGTTTGAGCTATGAACTTCGAACTATGAACTTTAAAATGTCCGTGCGTTCCACGGCGCTGTCAAAAACAGGAAATTGCCAGGCGAAGGCCTATGAAGATGGCCGTGCGTGTCAAAACCCCGGAACTAACCACAGATGTCTTCAACTTCACTGTGAACTCCTTTCAGccagccggaccggaagtgacgtttggtcTTTGTCATCCGGAACGCGGAAGTGACGCAGTGCGTTTCACACTGCGTGCCACCGCTGAGACCTTCACCACCGCTTTCCCTAGCACccggcggaagtgacgcgatgtGGTTCACGCTGCGTGTCAAAGCCGCATGGCGCACTGCCGCTCTCCCCAGCGCCGGGCGAAGTGACATATGTGCGGTTCAACATGCGGTTCATGGCCGCTCCTGAGCCGTTTCAAACCTTTCTAAACTCCAATTTCATTGTATTTTCATTTCTTTTGTACTCTAATGTTAAAACTGATGTTGTTGCATTTTAATATATACACTCCATCTAGTGTCTTTTAAACATTTGAATATTTATTCCAGTattcacaggaagtgatgtgttgcttcctgtctgtcatgtgatcaATTACCAGTACCATAAATATCCTGCATTGCTCCCACTatgtatccccttgatgaagtcctttgctataggacgaaacgcgttgggactgggaTTTGCTGCTCACCCGATACTTTCCATTGTGGACAGATACGCTGTTTActtgtttttatcttgtacgtttgctacctgcattgGCTTCAGGACCTTTTGTATTAAACTGTGTCTACGTTTTATAAATTTGCTGAGCTCTTGTATGTGTATtgggaccagcaaggttcctaATTTTGGAGCTCTGTGTGTTGTTTTAAACAAATACTTTTAGGAaacaaacagtacacactatgtttgtttgTTTCTTGCTTTCTAATTTACATGCTctaaagtgtcatcagactgaaggtGTCCTCAAGGAAGCTAAGTTGTCTTCATTTAACTTGCACATTGCACACCTCACAGGGTGAATTGGTTACACAAAATTATTGGAATAtataacactattaggcgctcttatGCACTTCATTTTTCACACATTTTTACCCATTTACTGAGCATGAGCTGCCACCTATTGACTGATGGGGTGTGTTATAATATTATAGATAATTACATCTTATAACACTTTATCTGTGTGTCTGAATCTAGGATTATCCCAAGCGCTAttctccatttttatatatatatatatatatataaaaggggctctgctgtctggcgtgacgtgtataaggggctctgctgtctggcataatgtgtataatgggctctgttgtcttgtgtaatgtgtataaggggctctgtctggtgtaacgtgtataagggactctgttgtcttgtgtaatgtgtataaggggctctgtagtctggcgtaatgtgtataaggggctctgttgtcttgtgtaatgtgtataaggggctctgttgtcttgtgtaatgtgtataaggggctctgttgtctggcgtaatgtgtatagggcTCTGTTgtcttgtgtaatgtgtataaggggctctgttgtctggcgtaatgtgtataaggggctctgctgtctggtgtaatgtgtataaggagctctgctgtctgctgtaatgtgtataaggggctctgttgtcttgtgtaatgtgtttaaggggctctgctgtctggtgtaatgtgtataagggtttctgctgtctggtgtaatgtgtataaggagctctgctgtctggtgtaatgtgtataagggtctctgttGAGTGGCGTAGCAAGTACAAGAggttctgctgtgctgtgtaatgtgaataatgggcactactgtagatgtgctatatggaatggaaaggaatgtccCGAAAGTGATGAGAAATGgatggcgtgtcatgttgacatgcccccatttttttAGTGGACACGCCCCTTATGGcacatggccacacccatttcacagtaccactaagattttttttttttacttgcactactGGGAATGAGTTACATTTTTGGAGATTTTGGTTTAAAGGATTCTATTTGGCATCCACTTACAGTGCTTCTGGAGCAAGTGGCATGCCCAATATTAGGTAGCCACACCCCATGAaatatggccacgccccctgcactTTCACACATACCTTTCCCCTTTTCTTgatctgaaaaaaaaaatggtgagCTATAGACACACAGCAAATAAACCGTAATTATAGTCTTCTCATCTCCACCATTTGTTTCCACAGCTGTTCCCACCAATACTGAAGTTTTAATGATCACAGATGGAAATATAACATCCATTGGCGTCACAGACTTCTCTTACCTGTCAAACCTAACCCTGCTTAGATTAAGCAGCAACAAAATCCAGGAGATCCAAGCTGGAGCTTTTCTAAAGCTCACCCAACTGAGGTCTCTAGTGCTGGACAACAACCAACTATCTGCTGCATCAGTCAGCAGGGAAACTTTCCTCCCACTCCGAAATCTGGAAACCCTGCAGCTAAACAATAACTACTTTGCCAGCATCAGTGGTACATGGTTTGAAAGCACAAAGCGTCTGATTAAGCTGGAGataaatcagaatcagattacaaaGCTCACCCATCACAGCTTAGGGCCTAACGCATTTCGCAGCCTTGAACATTTGGACCTATCAAGCAATTTTATAAGTTCCATCCAAGAGGAGACTTTTCTCGGGCTGGAGCATCTGAGGGAGTTGGACCTCTCCAAGAACAGGCTGACGAAACTTCCAGGCGTATTCTCTTCCCTATCTCATCTTTCCCTCCTCAACTTGGGCCAGAACCGCTGGAACTGCACCTGCGAACTTCATGAGTTAGCGCATTATTTAAGGAATTATACCTATTCTACATCACGGATCCTGAGAAACAGGAACGGTCTACGCTGCATTTATTCCAGCAATCCAGGGGTCAAATCTCTGCTGCAGCTGACAGAGTGGAACTGTGCGCCCAGATCATACAATATCTCCGCCTCATCCAGGGAAGGAGACCGAGGATATTTCAGGGAAGCAATTTTTATAACAATCTTAGTTCTCGCAGGTAACACAGACCAGAAATGCCACGCGCCTCATTTACAGTTAGGAGTAAATCCATCTAGAAGGTACAACTTTGCACcttgacaaaaccatgggggtcattccgagttgttcgctcggtcatttttttcgcatcgcagcgattttccgcttagtgcgcatgcgcaatgtccgcagtgcgactgcgccaagtaaatttgctatgcagttaggaattttactcacggctttttcttcgttctggtgatcgtagtgtgattgacaggaagtgggtgttactgggcggaaactggccgttttatgggtgtgtgcggaaaaacgctaccgtttctgggaaaaacgcgggagtggctggagaaacggaggagtgtctgggtgaacgctgggtgtgtttatgacgtcaacccaggaacgacaagcactgaactgatcgcagatgctgagtaagtctggagctactcagaaactgctaagaggtgtgtaatcgcaattttgagaatctttcgttcgcaattttaagaagctaagattcactcccagtaggcggcggcttagcgtgtgtaaagatgctaaaaacagcttgcgagcgaacaactcggaatgaccacccatgttgctCTGCAGGCGGGGGTGTAATATGTGCATAGAGATTCAGAGTTGGGAGGGGATGGTACTAGCTCAACTCTAAATCACACTGTTAAAATACATGcatgcaaaaaagaaaataaatatgcaCCCCTTGCATCGCAACATAGTTTGTCTATATGTAAATTACTGCCCTTTGGCTGCTTTTGGTTCTAGTTCTATATGATCTCCTATATTATATTGTGTAATCATGAAAAGGTCATTTATAAATGTTAACTAagcagcagtgctgggggaaaTGTTTTCTTCTTTTTTCACGTGTGTTACCGAAACGTACAGGTTATGGTTCAATGACGTAGGTCGACAATGACATTGTCAACACAGGAGAAAAGGTTGACATGTGAAATGTACGACACGGGACATGTCGACACATAAAAGGTCAACATAACATTTTTATACTTCCTTGGTATAGTTTTTTGGCGtaacatgaccgggaaccccaattagtgcaccgcgtgtccccttgcatggctcgcttcactcaccatgcttcggccagggtgcctcgctccgctaccgcagaACTCGACAcacgttactatttccaatcgtagtccacgtggatggtaacgtatgacaatgtttttttttttttttttaaatgtcatgttgaccttttcatgtggtgACCTGTCCCGTGTTGACCATTTTAACGTGTCAACCTTTTTGCTGTGTCAaccgtgtcaatgtcgaccattggGTGACGCAAAAAGCAATAACATAATGGAGGACATTTAGGAAAACTGGTGCAAAGGGAAAGGAAGGTGTTGCAACCAGGCTATTCTTAATAGTATCAGTCTGCTGCTATGGGGAACGCCCCATTTTCCCCATTACACCGGTTTACATAAAGGTCCCTGAGATCGGCACACTGCGGTGTAAGTGTAGCAGGCGTCAGTAACACACTGCGGTGTAAGTGTAGCAGGTGTCAGTAACACACTGCGGTGTAAGTGTAGCAGGTGTCCGTAACACACTGTGGTGTAAGTGTAGCAGGTGTCAGTAACACACTGCGGTGTAAGTGTAGCAGGTGTCCGTAACACACTGCGGTGTAAGTGTAGCAGGTGTCCGTAACACACTGCGGTGTAAGTGTAGCAGGTGTCCGTAACACACTGCGGTGTAAGTGAAGCAGGTGTCAGTAACACTGCGGTGTAAGTGTTGCAGGTGTCAGTAACACACTGTGGTGTAAGTGAAGCAGGTGTCAGTAACACTGCGGTGTAAGTGTAGCAGGTGTCAGTAACACACTGCGGTGTAAGTGTAGCAGGTGTCAGTAACACACTGCGGTGTAAGTGTAGCAGGTGTCAGTAACACACTGCGGTGTAAGTGTAGCAGGTGTCAGTAACACACTGCGGTGTAAGTGTAGCAGGTGTCAGTAACACACTGCAGTGTAAGTGTAGCAGGTGTCAGTAACAGTGATTACTTATGTCATTACAGGAGTAATTGCTGCATTATTTCTGATCATCTTCCTCATCGCCGTAAAATGTAATCTCCGGCCACGCGATTCTACAGATTCGACATGCTGCGGTTCTGCGGAAGCCAGAGATTTCCCTGGAATAAGAAGCCACGTCCCCAAGATCCACGTATCCCAAGCGAATAATGGCGATGTCGTGTCCTTTGTTGACCCTGCCAGGAGTCATAATCCCTACATGAAGAAGAACACTGGCTCAGTACTCCTGGGACACAATCCGGCGGGGTCGGGCAAGTCTTTCCGAGCCAGCAGCAAAGAGAACGTGCCAGGGAGTTACTACGTCTGTTTCCGCTGTCGCTTGGTCCAGTGGCGTCCCACCTGCCCCCCAGTCATGTCTGACGCTGAAGGGGCCGGATCCATTTCAAACCGCATTCAAGGGATTACTTATAATAAAAAACACTTTGTGCGCGGTGCTCCGTGGGCTGGTGCAACCACAGCTGCCATACAGGGATTGTCACGGTGTGACCGAGGTAAGATTTCTGACAGATAAATAAACAGATAAagctgataaaaatgatgtcatcacggTGGCATTTAATGACAGTTGGTCTCAACTCTGACCCCTCCCAGCAGTGTCGGTCAgcggcggatttcccactaggccaaGGGTGGCCAACCCGGTCCTTGAGAGctactaacagttcatgttttccagatcacctggcTGGTGCACAGGTGCAGCCATTACTACAgtaactgtcacattttcaaacatttgcattcattcctaaccgccactttctacagatccacaggtggcctggaaaacatgcactgttagaagctctcaaggaccagggttggcCCCCCTGCACGAGGAACTTGAGGCTAGTTGATGGGTTCCGAAGGGGAATTACATGTaaataagcccataggcttctacaggcaacaccatctatagatgcAGTTGTCTACCGGGTACAAGCTCCAGAAAGTTTTGCTTTCAGGAGCTTAATACATATTGGTAATGCTTCAAACCTCAGAATATGTCACTTTCTGTAGTCCTGACCACAGTTTACCCTTAGTACATCTTGCCCCCAAATAACAGCATTATAttcaaccaaacatgtataacagtcATATATAACACCTCTGCATAGGGAGGAGGTCACACCAACTGCGCCCCAAACATcgcggccgggactcactggcagggcagccatcgggggggactgtggggactggtgtcccgggcccttacagagaggggggcccagcaCTTGCTCCTACcgtcaatacctgtagagctgcactggTCTGTGAATCAGCAGCAGTCTGATGCGCAGGAGGACTTATTAACAcgccttatctgcgcatcagctctctgtaaaccattCCTATAGGTccgcacctatatgtaacgtcacaatataTGACattacataggggtggagcagtgtgacAGAATTTTTTATTTGGAGGGAGGgggcctgtctattttgtcagtcccgggccccacaatttctgatggcagccctgctcacTGGCAtttggtgcggctcccctatttgaattttggattgaGCTGCAGTCCCGGGAAATGTTTGTCTTTGGAATTGTCCCTATATTACAGTAATGATCAGCTGCACTGTACAATTTCCCGGGCTTGATGCAATGCATGTATTATTCCCATAGAGGTgtattacagagacacacacagtaaCCAGGCCAGTGCTGAGACAGATTATGAGCTCATACACTGTACTGTACGGCCAGGGCTGCAGCCAGCTGTCAGTATGGAGATCATTGATCTATATGGCGAGTGCATCATCTGTGCTCACTGACGCGCAGGACGCAGCTGGGACGCAGTAGGCCTCGTAGTTTCAGCGAGTACAGAGCCCGCGCCTATGACAGAGAATAATAATCTTTACAGCAACAAAGGCTGTAGCTGTGATGGATGCACCTAATGACATCACAGGCATCCTGTGAGGTCACCACTCTCCGCCCACAATAATCTGACCCGGGAGACATTAGGATCTTCTTCTTACAACAACCCACTGAAAAGGTGAATCTGCCCCTCTATAAAATGAGGGATCCTATTTATTAAAGAAAGGGCCGGTGTGAGTTTCTAGGTCTGGCactattacaaaaaaaataaaaaatagtaataaagaaaaaaaaaaagctttagcaCCTAAAAATACGGTAGTACCATATGTTATATTATGTCTACTGTCTCTCCCCCTGCAAATAAGTGTTGTTGGAGAAACCTCTATTCATTTCAGAGGTATAGTATGTGCGGAGATAAAATTCTGGTCGCCAATAATTCATCACTGTACATCATTTGCGCCGTGGACCCATATTTTTGGCCACTTTGATAAATTCCCTTTACGTCAGCTCCTCAATGTCACATTTGAGCTATGATGTCACTATggcgtcactgcccagcattacacttcCAGACTGGAGGGAACGTAAGAAGTAGCAAGGGGTGAAGCCTTCCTCCAGAAATAGGGGTGGGGGGACGTCGGTAGCCTTAATAAAATATATGCTTTCCATCTGCGAATCGTTGGGGGTTGTTGCAAACCGTCTCCCACTTACGGCAGCCCTGAACTTGTGTGCAAAAAGCAGCAAGTTCGGGGCGAGATCAGAGCCTGATGGGGCGACTTGATGCGTCGTTGCTTGAGTTTCTACACCGTTCCAACGgcacacagggctgccatcagatattGCGGGGCCCAGGACTGGCGGAATAGGCAGGGCCCCACCCCCATTCCACTGGACATGACCTgtcttaggagtctatttactaagccttggatggagatagagtcaatggagataaagtaccagccaatcagctcctaattgtcaaacacagcctgtgacatgacagtgagatactgattggctggtattttatctccgattactttatctccattcaaggcttagtaaatagaccccttaattacaaAGGGTCTGGGGAATTCCCGGAGATGTGGCAAtatgacacacactgcacacaAAATATACAACAGCAGCAGTAGCTTACTACTGTATACTTCACATAGTAATTCTCCTGATCCATCATGCTGCTAGGTCTCTCCACCTCTTGCAGCCCATTCCCTGCTCCTCTAACTGCCTCCCCCTACTCTTTTTATGCCGCCTTGGGTTGGCCACGTcattaaacagttttaaaaaaaatctgcggcAGCGATTCTAATGGGTGGTCCATAGAGCAGAGAAAGTTGAATGCCCCCTCTCCATCAGGGCCCGGGAGTGgagtccccgcagtccccccctgatggcagccctgacagcACATCACTGTTCTCGTGGCTAATTCGATCAACCTATTTTACCCCACAAGTTCCCATGTCACGCAGTGTAGACGTTGGATCTGGGGATGTCtttagggccatcttaacagcattgaaggCCCTGGGCAATAGATGGctacacacccattcatgggaaccaataaaaaaaacacataagtTGCCCCTCCTGCATCTCTACATGCTTTCATACAGTAAAGGACTGTCAGCACTCTGatagatagctccagccatccaccaatcagcacgctGATTGCCAGTcaatgtctggctgcaggctgggtggCAGGTAGAGAGGCAGgtgctcaaaggcccctagaattgtgggcccTTGGGCAGCTGTCCAGTGTGCCTCTACTGTACGTTATGATGGCTCTGGATGTCTCAGCAGTGGGAAACTGGGCATTCAGTGTTGAAAGTGCCTGCACAAGCTGCAATAAAACATCTTACTGCACAGTCACACTCAGTTGCAGAGTAAGACCACCAATTAAAAGCGAAGTTAGCTCATGTAGGGATTCCTAGGTCCAAAACAAAACTACCAATATGGGGCCAAATctaatagcctgcgagttgcaggctgtgccggactgtgtgcgaGCATTgccttaaagcagcaatcatttacatggccaaACTTACCTGGTTTTgcagtataaatgattgccactttaaaaatacggcaatactcgcacatagggggtaattctgagttgatcgcagcaggaattttgttagcagttgggcaaaaccatgggggtaattccaagttgatcgcagcaggaattttttttagcagttgggcaaaaccatgtgcactgcaggggaggcagatataacatttgcagaaagagttagatttgggtgtggtgagttcaatctgcaatctaaattgcagtgtaaaaataaagcagccagtatttaccctgcacagagacaatataccccaccccaatctaactctct
Proteins encoded in this window:
- the LRRC53 gene encoding leucine-rich repeat-containing protein 53, whose protein sequence is MITDGNITSIGVTDFSYLSNLTLLRLSSNKIQEIQAGAFLKLTQLRSLVLDNNQLSAASVSRETFLPLRNLETLQLNNNYFASISGTWFESTKRLIKLEINQNQITKLTHHSLGPNAFRSLEHLDLSSNFISSIQEETFLGLEHLRELDLSKNRLTKLPGVFSSLSHLSLLNLGQNRWNCTCELHELAHYLRNYTYSTSRILRNRNGLRCIYSSNPGVKSLLQLTEWNCAPRSYNISASSREGDRGYFREAIFITILVLAGVIAALFLIIFLIAVKCNLRPRDSTDSTCCGSAEARDFPGIRSHVPKIHVSQANNGDVVSFVDPARSHNPYMKKNTGSVLLGHNPAGSGKSFRASSKENVPGSYYVCFRCRLVQWRPTCPPVMSDAEGAGSISNRIQGITYNKKHFVRGAPWAGATTAAIQGLSRCDRGATSIRGSFPPPPSVLPGVKSDDTRKPDPVYSILERGPRKLVSY